Proteins from one Candidatus Hydrogenedens sp. genomic window:
- a CDS encoding EscU/YscU/HrcU family type III secretion system export apparatus switch protein, whose protein sequence is MNTDEPNDKNKSNLHIKKAVALKYEMHKDNAPRVIAKGERLTAEKIITLAREKGIFIHEDPELVALLSKIDVGAEIPEILYRAVAEVLAFVFRLNQKVGR, encoded by the coding sequence ATGAATACTGATGAGCCAAACGATAAGAATAAGTCGAATTTGCATATTAAAAAAGCAGTTGCTTTAAAGTATGAAATGCATAAGGATAACGCTCCTCGTGTTATTGCCAAAGGAGAACGATTAACTGCAGAGAAAATAATTACACTTGCCCGTGAAAAGGGCATTTTTATTCATGAAGACCCGGAACTTGTGGCTTTGCTATCCAAAATTGATGTTGGAGCAGAAATTCCTGAAATTTTGTATCGTGCAGTGGCAGAAGTTCTTGCGTTTGTTTTCCGATTAAATCAAAAGGTGGGCAGATAA